A single region of the Streptomyces caelestis genome encodes:
- a CDS encoding universal stress protein has product MAGHEFFEPADRKRPVADPTAAEPLAAEEPRNSCDPAFKHGVVVGFDGSTSSERALAYAIGMAHRSRSGLIIVHVANRLPTTVWAGCEPPVFVDVPDHRTEVLGLELACADYLAEVPWILVERGGDICHELEEVGREYEADAIVVGSTHGLVGRIFGSVAGRLAKRAKRPVIVIP; this is encoded by the coding sequence ATGGCCGGTCACGAATTCTTCGAACCCGCGGACCGCAAGCGGCCCGTCGCCGATCCCACGGCGGCCGAGCCCCTGGCGGCGGAAGAGCCACGCAACTCCTGCGATCCCGCCTTCAAGCACGGGGTCGTCGTCGGCTTCGACGGCTCCACGTCCAGTGAGCGCGCCCTGGCGTACGCGATCGGCATGGCCCATCGCTCCAGGTCGGGCCTGATCATCGTCCACGTCGCCAACCGGCTGCCGACCACCGTGTGGGCCGGCTGTGAGCCGCCCGTGTTCGTGGACGTGCCGGACCACCGGACCGAGGTGCTCGGTCTTGAGCTGGCCTGTGCGGACTACCTCGCCGAGGTGCCCTGGATCCTCGTCGAGCGCGGCGGCGACATCTGCCACGAACTCGAGGAGGTCGGCCGGGAGTACGAGGCCGACGCGATCGTCGTCGGGTCGACCCACGGCCTCGTGGGGCGGATCTTCGGCTCCGTCGCCGGACGGCTCGCCAAGCGGGCGAAGCGGCCGGTCATCGTCATTCCCTGA
- a CDS encoding helix-turn-helix domain-containing protein, which translates to MSHDSTAAPEAAARKLSGRRRKEIVAVLLFSGGPIFESSIPLSVFGVDRQDAGVPRYRLLVCGGEDGPLRTTGGLELTAPHGLEAISRAGTVVVPAWRSITSPPPEEALDALRRAHEEGARIVGLCTGAFVLAAAGLLDGRPATTHWMYAPTLAKRYPSVHVDPRELFVDDGDVLTSAGTAAGIDLCLHIVRTDHGNEAAGALARRLVVPPRRSGGQERYLDRSLPEEIGADPLAEVVAWALEHLHEQFDVETLAARAYMSRRTFDRRFRSLTGSAPLQWLITQRVLQAQRLLETSDYSVDEVAGRCGFRSPVALRGHFRRQLGSSPAAYRAAYRARRPQGERPQDTEAAQGGPGSGMPGHGGHPGQQVQPPGSLHPEHPVPLQSRRTAAASAVGSSPALSASSASDNGREAYVPSRASLPGQRSAT; encoded by the coding sequence ATGAGCCACGACTCCACTGCCGCGCCGGAAGCCGCGGCCCGGAAGCTTTCCGGGCGACGCCGCAAGGAGATCGTCGCGGTGCTGCTGTTCAGCGGCGGCCCCATCTTCGAGAGTTCCATACCGTTGTCGGTGTTCGGGGTTGACCGCCAGGACGCCGGCGTACCGCGCTACCGACTGCTGGTGTGCGGCGGCGAGGACGGTCCGCTACGGACCACAGGGGGACTCGAACTCACCGCACCGCATGGCCTGGAAGCGATCTCGCGCGCGGGCACGGTCGTCGTACCGGCCTGGCGTTCGATCACTTCTCCGCCACCGGAGGAGGCGCTCGACGCGCTGCGTCGCGCCCACGAGGAGGGCGCCCGCATCGTCGGGCTGTGCACCGGCGCCTTCGTCCTCGCGGCGGCAGGCCTGCTGGACGGCCGCCCCGCGACGACACACTGGATGTACGCGCCGACGCTGGCGAAACGCTATCCGTCGGTGCACGTGGACCCGCGTGAGCTGTTCGTCGACGACGGCGACGTGCTGACGTCGGCGGGCACCGCGGCAGGCATCGACCTGTGCCTGCACATCGTGCGCACGGACCACGGCAACGAGGCCGCGGGGGCCCTGGCCCGGCGCCTCGTCGTGCCCCCGCGCCGAAGCGGCGGCCAGGAGCGCTATCTCGACAGGTCTTTACCGGAGGAGATCGGCGCCGACCCGCTCGCCGAGGTCGTCGCCTGGGCGCTGGAGCACCTCCACGAACAGTTCGACGTGGAGACGCTGGCGGCACGCGCGTACATGAGCCGTCGTACGTTCGACCGCCGCTTCCGCTCCCTGACCGGGAGTGCCCCGCTGCAGTGGCTGATCACGCAGCGGGTGCTCCAGGCGCAGCGCCTGCTGGAGACGTCGGACTACTCGGTGGACGAGGTGGCGGGGCGCTGCGGCTTCCGGTCGCCGGTCGCCCTGCGCGGGCACTTCCGCCGCCAGTTGGGCTCGTCGCCGGCCGCATACCGGGCGGCGTACCGCGCCCGTCGCCCCCAGGGCGAGCGGCCGCAGGACACCGAGGCCGCCCAGGGCGGACCGGGGTCCGGCATGCCGGGCCACGGCGGGCATCCCGGCCAGCAGGTCCAGCCGCCCGGCTCGCTGCACCCGGAGCACCCCGTCCCGCTCCAGTCCCGCCGTACGGCGGCGGCGAGCGCGGTCGGATCGTCCCCGGCCCTGTCCGCGTCGAGCGCGTCCGACAACGGGCGGGAGGCGTACGTGCCGAGCCGGGCGAGTCTGCCGGGGCAGCGCAGCGCGACGTGA
- a CDS encoding purple acid phosphatase family protein, whose translation MGIPERLAERMSMAEQHEYLRARFSRRTMIRGGAVTLGAVAGGAFVPGATAQAAVPSGRTAVETVDGAHVAPFGRHLAYGTDPRTEMTVSWQVPVAVKKPFIRVGAHPWDLSRKIDAEVRTLFTPAGVGASGNHTQYYVHAKLTHLRPGRTYYYGVGHQGFDPAEPHLLGTLGTFTTAPAHKTPFTFTAFGDEGVSYHALANNSLLLGQNPAFHLHAGDIAYGDPTGQGRSDDTGFDSRVWDQFLAQTESVAKSVPWMPAYGNHDMEAWYSPNGYGGEEARWTLPDNGPDKENLPGVYSFVHGNTAVISLDANDVSFEIPANLGISGGTQTKWLEARLKKYRAAHDIDFIVVFFHHCAYCTSTSHASEGGVRQEWVPLFEKYTVDLVINGHNHQYERTDVIKDGKVTKKLPIGGTAYPETDGVVYVTAGAAGRSLYAFSAPLSYEGNEHDVDSVSSFVNVKGGKQNETVTWSRVRYLDYSFLRVDVTPAPKGRLATLTVRGIAETGDQVDHFTVARRAK comes from the coding sequence ATGGGCATACCCGAGCGGCTCGCCGAACGCATGAGCATGGCCGAGCAGCACGAGTACCTGCGCGCCCGGTTCTCCCGGCGCACGATGATCAGAGGCGGCGCCGTCACGCTCGGCGCCGTCGCGGGTGGCGCGTTCGTACCGGGCGCCACCGCCCAGGCCGCCGTTCCGAGCGGGCGGACCGCCGTCGAGACCGTCGACGGCGCCCATGTGGCCCCCTTCGGCCGGCACCTCGCCTACGGCACCGACCCGCGCACGGAGATGACCGTCTCCTGGCAGGTCCCGGTCGCCGTCAAGAAGCCGTTCATCCGGGTCGGCGCCCACCCCTGGGACCTCTCCCGGAAGATCGACGCCGAGGTCCGAACCCTCTTCACGCCCGCCGGTGTCGGCGCGAGCGGCAACCACACCCAGTACTACGTCCACGCCAAGCTGACCCACCTGCGCCCGGGCCGGACGTACTACTACGGCGTCGGCCACCAGGGCTTCGACCCGGCCGAACCCCACCTGCTGGGCACCCTCGGCACCTTCACCACCGCCCCCGCGCACAAGACGCCCTTCACCTTCACGGCCTTCGGTGACGAGGGCGTCAGCTACCACGCGCTCGCCAACAACAGCCTGCTGCTCGGCCAGAACCCGGCCTTCCACCTGCACGCCGGTGACATCGCGTACGGCGACCCGACCGGCCAGGGCAGGAGTGACGACACCGGCTTCGACTCGCGCGTGTGGGACCAGTTCCTCGCCCAGACCGAGTCGGTCGCCAAGTCCGTGCCGTGGATGCCCGCCTACGGCAACCACGACATGGAGGCCTGGTACTCGCCCAACGGCTACGGCGGCGAGGAGGCCCGCTGGACCCTCCCGGACAACGGCCCCGACAAGGAGAACCTGCCGGGCGTCTACTCCTTCGTCCACGGCAACACGGCGGTCATCTCTCTCGACGCCAACGACGTCTCCTTCGAGATCCCGGCCAACCTGGGCATCTCCGGCGGCACCCAGACCAAGTGGCTGGAGGCCCGGCTGAAGAAGTACCGGGCCGCGCACGACATCGACTTCATCGTCGTCTTCTTCCACCACTGCGCCTACTGCACCTCCACCTCTCACGCCTCCGAGGGCGGGGTCCGGCAGGAGTGGGTGCCGCTGTTCGAGAAGTACACCGTGGACCTCGTCATCAACGGCCACAACCACCAGTACGAGCGCACCGACGTCATCAAGGACGGCAAGGTCACCAAGAAGCTCCCGATCGGCGGCACGGCCTACCCGGAGACCGACGGCGTGGTGTACGTGACGGCGGGTGCGGCGGGCCGCAGCCTCTACGCGTTCAGCGCCCCACTGTCGTACGAGGGCAACGAGCACGACGTGGACTCCGTGTCCTCGTTCGTCAACGTCAAGGGCGGCAAGCAGAACGAGACCGTCACCTGGTCCCGGGTGCGCTACCTCGACTACTCCTTCCTGCGCGTGGACGTCACCCCCGCGCCGAAGGGACGCCTGGCCACGCTCACGGTGCGCGGCATCGCCGAGACCGGTGACCAGGTGGACCACTTCACGGTGGCGCGCCGGGCGAAGTAG
- a CDS encoding carbohydrate ABC transporter permease → MTTTVTPPDAPPPGAPVKESKRPRLPKAARAGGQLHGGPIAYAILIVFTIVSLFPLVWTAIAASRDNQRLAQTPPPFWFGSGLFDKLEIAWKDANLGEAFFNTTIVAGTSALTIVFLSTIAGFAFAKLRFRGRGALMLIVIGTMMVPPQLSVIPLYMMVAKLDWTDQLQAVIFPSLVSAFGVFFMRQYLIQALPDEIIEAARVDGASSWRVVWHVVFPAARPAMAVLGMLTFVQTWNDFMWPFLVLTQMGNPTVQVAVAGLGRGYTPDQSLIMAGALLGTLPLLLVFAIFGKQIVGGIMQGAVKG, encoded by the coding sequence GTGACGACGACTGTGACGCCCCCCGACGCGCCGCCGCCCGGTGCGCCCGTGAAGGAGTCCAAACGCCCGCGCCTGCCGAAGGCCGCACGGGCCGGCGGGCAGTTGCACGGCGGTCCGATCGCGTACGCGATCCTCATCGTGTTCACCATCGTCTCGCTGTTCCCGCTGGTGTGGACGGCGATCGCCGCCTCGCGTGACAACCAGCGGCTCGCGCAGACACCGCCGCCGTTCTGGTTCGGCTCGGGTCTGTTCGACAAGCTGGAGATCGCCTGGAAGGACGCCAATCTGGGTGAGGCGTTCTTCAACACCACGATCGTGGCGGGCACTTCGGCGCTGACCATCGTCTTCCTGTCGACGATCGCCGGTTTCGCCTTCGCCAAGCTGCGGTTCAGGGGCCGTGGTGCGCTGATGCTGATCGTGATCGGCACGATGATGGTGCCGCCGCAGCTCAGTGTGATCCCCCTGTACATGATGGTCGCCAAGCTCGACTGGACGGACCAGTTGCAGGCGGTGATCTTCCCGTCGCTGGTGAGTGCGTTCGGTGTGTTCTTCATGCGGCAGTACCTGATCCAGGCACTGCCGGACGAGATCATCGAGGCCGCCCGGGTCGACGGGGCGAGCAGCTGGCGGGTGGTGTGGCACGTGGTGTTCCCGGCGGCCCGGCCGGCGATGGCCGTGCTCGGGATGCTGACGTTCGTGCAGACCTGGAACGACTTCATGTGGCCGTTCCTGGTGCTGACCCAGATGGGCAACCCGACCGTGCAGGTCGCGGTCGCGGGCCTGGGCCGCGGCTACACGCCGGACCAGTCCCTGATCATGGCGGGCGCGCTGCTCGGCACGCTGCCGCTGCTGCTGGTCTTCGCGATCTTCGGCAAGCAGATCGTGGGCGGCATCATGCAGGGCGCCGTCAAGGGCTGA
- a CDS encoding GPR1/FUN34/YaaH family transporter has translation MDKDVSAGSGITTVAGRLALGVTLLAFGLGHTAVIDGVSAADAVSIARYVGGIALFVAGLLAFRGGDSVGGTAFSVLGALWFTWAVSTGASGHEAGFFLLLFALVVLSLTLAGGERFGQVVHGLFFVALLLMAIAEFAGNDGLAKVGGWFAVAAGAVAWYAATAALAQWPTALPRRAAGRGVTATG, from the coding sequence GTGGACAAAGACGTCTCCGCGGGAAGCGGAATCACCACCGTGGCCGGTCGACTCGCCCTGGGAGTCACCCTGTTGGCCTTCGGGCTGGGGCATACCGCCGTGATCGACGGAGTGTCGGCTGCTGACGCCGTGTCAATCGCCCGGTATGTGGGGGGCATCGCGCTTTTCGTCGCCGGGTTGCTGGCCTTCCGCGGCGGGGACTCCGTCGGTGGGACGGCGTTCTCGGTGCTCGGGGCGCTGTGGTTCACGTGGGCCGTGTCGACGGGTGCCTCCGGCCATGAGGCCGGGTTCTTCCTGCTGTTGTTCGCCCTCGTGGTGCTGTCTCTGACGCTCGCGGGTGGGGAGCGGTTCGGTCAGGTGGTCCACGGGCTGTTCTTCGTCGCCCTGTTGCTCATGGCGATCGCCGAGTTCGCCGGTAACGACGGGCTCGCCAAGGTGGGCGGGTGGTTCGCCGTGGCCGCGGGGGCTGTCGCCTGGTACGCGGCCACCGCGGCGCTCGCGCAGTGGCCCACGGCGCTTCCACGACGCGCTGCCGGCCGGGGAGTGACGGCTACCGGTTAG
- a CDS encoding ABC transporter substrate-binding protein, with translation MRARIRTARKAMVLAAAASLGAGLLAGCADDGKDNGSDSPSGDSGGKTTISVGLFGTMGFKEAGLYAEYEKLNPNIKIAENSVQRNENYYPALLNHLTTNSGLLDVQAVEVANIAEVTATQADKLEDMSKASGVDKSKWLDWKWQQATTKDGKTIGLGTDVGPMAICYRTDLFKQAGLPTDPAEVGKLWAGDWAKLVDAGERYKSKAPKGTFFMDSPGGLIQAILGSEKEKFYDASGKVIYKTNPAVKAAFDLTAEAAEKGLVQSQTQFQPGWNSSIANNKFATIACPPWMLGTIKGYSKPDAAGKWAVAEAPKGGNWGGTFLTVPKSGKNVKEAQKFVTWLTAPEQQAKLFKVQASFPSAPSTYTMPEVTGATNEMTGDQKIGPIFAEAAKAAPVQVIGPKDQIIMQGLTDNGVILVTKGKSAEEAWDSAVKTIDNKLDQ, from the coding sequence ATGCGAGCACGCATCCGAACCGCCCGCAAGGCGATGGTCCTCGCGGCCGCCGCGTCGCTGGGCGCCGGGCTGCTGGCCGGCTGTGCCGACGACGGCAAGGACAACGGCTCCGACTCCCCGTCGGGCGACAGCGGCGGCAAGACCACGATCTCGGTGGGGCTCTTCGGCACCATGGGCTTCAAGGAAGCCGGCCTCTACGCCGAGTACGAGAAGCTCAACCCGAACATCAAGATCGCCGAGAACTCCGTCCAGCGGAACGAGAACTACTACCCGGCGCTGCTGAACCACCTGACCACCAACAGCGGTCTGCTGGACGTCCAGGCCGTCGAAGTCGCCAACATCGCCGAGGTCACGGCCACCCAGGCCGACAAGCTCGAGGACATGTCCAAGGCTTCGGGCGTGGACAAGAGCAAGTGGCTGGACTGGAAGTGGCAGCAGGCCACGACCAAGGACGGCAAGACCATCGGCCTCGGCACCGACGTCGGCCCGATGGCGATCTGCTACCGCACGGACCTCTTCAAGCAGGCCGGTCTGCCCACCGACCCCGCCGAGGTGGGCAAGCTGTGGGCCGGCGACTGGGCCAAGCTCGTCGACGCCGGCGAGCGCTACAAGTCGAAGGCCCCCAAGGGCACCTTCTTCATGGACTCCCCCGGCGGTCTGATCCAGGCGATCCTGGGCAGCGAGAAGGAGAAGTTCTACGACGCCTCCGGGAAGGTCATCTACAAGACCAACCCGGCCGTCAAAGCCGCCTTCGACCTGACCGCGGAGGCCGCCGAGAAGGGCCTCGTCCAGTCGCAGACGCAGTTCCAGCCGGGCTGGAACTCCTCGATCGCCAACAACAAGTTCGCCACCATCGCCTGCCCGCCGTGGATGCTCGGCACGATCAAGGGCTACTCGAAGCCGGACGCGGCCGGCAAGTGGGCCGTGGCCGAGGCGCCCAAGGGCGGCAACTGGGGCGGCACCTTCCTCACCGTGCCGAAGAGCGGCAAGAACGTGAAGGAAGCCCAGAAGTTCGTGACCTGGCTGACCGCACCGGAGCAGCAGGCGAAGCTGTTCAAGGTGCAGGCCAGCTTCCCGAGCGCTCCGTCCACCTACACCATGCCCGAAGTGACCGGCGCGACGAACGAGATGACCGGTGACCAGAAGATCGGCCCGATCTTCGCGGAGGCCGCCAAGGCCGCCCCGGTCCAGGTGATCGGCCCGAAGGACCAGATCATCATGCAGGGCCTGACGGACAACGGCGTGATCCTGGTGACGAAGGGCAAGTCGGCCGAGGAGGCCTGGGACTCCGCCGTCAAGACCATCGACAACAAGCTGGACCAGTGA
- a CDS encoding LacI family DNA-binding transcriptional regulator: MASHGARGRSGGRPTLEEVAARAGVGRGTVSRVINGSPRVSDATRAAVEAAVAELGYVPNTAARALAANRTDAIALVVPEPETRFFAEPYFSDMLKGVGAALSETEMQLLLIFAGSDRERRRLAQYLAAHRVDGVLLVSVHADDPLPDLLAQLDIPAVISGPRSAAETLPSVDSDNYGGARQAVEHLLSRGRRRVAHITGRLDVYGAQRRIDGYRDALSDAGHEVDEALIEAGDFSEEGGSRAMAALLERRPDLDAVFAASDVTAAGARQALREAGRRIPDDVALVGYDDSAIARHLDPPLTSVRQPIEEMGRRMIDLLLSEVADRRPLASRGLDRRQVVLATELVPRSSS; the protein is encoded by the coding sequence ATGGCAAGCCACGGAGCGCGGGGCCGAAGCGGTGGCCGGCCCACCCTCGAAGAGGTGGCGGCGCGCGCCGGTGTCGGCCGCGGCACGGTGTCCCGGGTGATCAATGGCTCGCCCCGGGTCAGTGACGCCACCCGCGCGGCCGTCGAGGCGGCGGTCGCCGAGCTCGGCTACGTCCCGAACACCGCAGCCCGCGCCCTGGCCGCCAACCGTACGGACGCGATCGCCCTGGTCGTGCCCGAGCCGGAGACCAGGTTCTTCGCGGAGCCGTACTTCTCCGACATGCTGAAGGGCGTCGGGGCGGCGCTGTCCGAGACGGAGATGCAGCTGCTGCTGATCTTCGCGGGCAGCGACCGCGAACGCCGCCGCCTCGCCCAGTACCTGGCCGCCCACCGGGTGGACGGCGTCCTGCTGGTCTCGGTCCACGCGGACGATCCGCTGCCCGACCTGCTGGCCCAGCTGGACATCCCGGCGGTGATCAGCGGCCCGCGGTCGGCGGCGGAGACCCTGCCGTCGGTCGACTCCGACAACTACGGAGGCGCCCGCCAGGCCGTCGAGCACCTGCTGTCCCGCGGCCGCCGCCGGGTCGCCCACATCACCGGCCGCCTCGACGTCTACGGCGCCCAGCGTCGTATCGACGGCTACCGCGACGCCTTGAGCGACGCGGGCCACGAGGTGGACGAGGCGCTGATCGAGGCGGGCGACTTCTCGGAGGAGGGCGGCAGCCGTGCCATGGCGGCACTGCTGGAGCGCCGCCCCGACCTGGACGCGGTCTTCGCCGCCTCCGACGTCACCGCGGCCGGTGCCCGCCAGGCGCTGCGCGAGGCGGGGCGCCGCATCCCCGACGACGTGGCGCTCGTCGGCTACGACGACTCCGCCATCGCCCGCCACCTGGACCCGCCCCTCACCAGCGTCCGCCAGCCCATAGAGGAGATGGGCCGCCGGATGATCGACCTCCTGCTCTCGGAGGTCGCCGACCGCCGCCCCCTGGCGTCCCGGGGGCTGGACCGACGGCAGGTGGTCCTGGCCACGGAACTGGTGCCCCGGTCGTCGTCGTGA
- a CDS encoding carbohydrate ABC transporter permease — MATRHDTAAPPAEGGAAPGRPPADPVSLEKERRRRDRLSRRWQRDIRWSPYAFVSPFFLLFVAFGLFPLIYTGWASLHQVELTAPTDMNWVGLRNYTRIFDDEFFWNAAKNTLTIGIISTVPQLLMAMGIAHLLNYKLRASTFFRVAMLAPYATSIAAASLVFVLLFGRDYGMINWALDMVGINPVDWQNDKWYSQIAVSTIIIWRWTGYNTLIYLAAMQAIPQDLYESAALDGANRWQQFIHVTLPALRPTILFTCVVSTIGASQVFGEPLLFDANQGTSGGAEHQFQTLGLYLYEQGWVAHHLGRASAIAWTMFLFLIVIGIVNYVISRRLRASS; from the coding sequence ATGGCCACCCGCCACGACACCGCCGCGCCCCCCGCCGAGGGGGGCGCGGCCCCGGGCCGCCCGCCCGCGGACCCCGTGTCCCTGGAGAAGGAACGGCGGCGCCGGGACCGGCTGTCCCGCCGCTGGCAGCGGGACATCCGCTGGAGCCCGTACGCCTTCGTCTCCCCGTTCTTCCTGCTGTTCGTCGCCTTCGGCCTGTTCCCGCTGATCTACACGGGCTGGGCGTCGCTGCACCAGGTGGAACTGACCGCGCCGACCGACATGAACTGGGTCGGACTGCGCAACTACACCCGCATCTTCGACGACGAGTTCTTCTGGAACGCGGCGAAGAACACCCTGACCATCGGCATCATCTCCACCGTTCCACAGCTGCTGATGGCGATGGGCATCGCCCACCTCCTCAACTACAAGCTGCGGGCCTCGACCTTCTTCCGGGTCGCGATGCTCGCCCCGTACGCGACGTCGATCGCCGCGGCCTCGCTGGTGTTCGTGCTGCTCTTCGGCCGTGACTACGGCATGATCAACTGGGCGCTCGACATGGTCGGCATCAACCCGGTCGACTGGCAGAACGACAAGTGGTATTCACAGATCGCCGTCTCGACGATCATCATCTGGCGCTGGACCGGCTACAACACGCTGATCTACCTGGCCGCGATGCAGGCGATCCCGCAGGACCTGTACGAGTCCGCGGCCCTGGACGGGGCCAACCGCTGGCAGCAGTTCATCCATGTGACGCTGCCGGCGCTGCGACCGACGATCCTGTTCACGTGTGTCGTGTCGACGATCGGCGCGAGCCAGGTCTTCGGCGAGCCGCTGCTGTTCGACGCCAACCAGGGCACCTCCGGCGGCGCGGAGCACCAGTTCCAGACGCTCGGTCTGTATCTGTACGAGCAAGGCTGGGTCGCCCACCACCTGGGCCGTGCCTCGGCCATCGCCTGGACGATGTTCCTCTTCCTGATCGTCATCGGCATCGTCAACTACGTCATCTCGCGCCGGCTGCGCGCCAGTAGCTAA
- the orn gene encoding oligoribonuclease: MNDRMVWIDCEMTGLSLSDDALIEVAALVTDSELNVLGEGVDIVIRPPDRALETMPEVVRQMHTASGLLAELADGTTLKDAEEQVLTYVREFVKEPGKAPLCGNSVGTDRGFLLRDMPTLEDYLHYRIVDVSSIKELARRWYPRAYFNSPKKNGNHRALADIRESIAELRYYREAVFVPQPGPDSDTAKKIAAKHVLPAQ; this comes from the coding sequence ATGAACGATCGCATGGTGTGGATCGACTGCGAGATGACCGGCCTCTCGCTGTCGGACGACGCGCTCATCGAGGTGGCCGCCCTCGTCACCGACTCCGAGCTGAACGTGCTCGGCGAGGGCGTGGACATCGTCATCCGGCCGCCGGACCGGGCGCTGGAGACGATGCCGGAGGTGGTGCGTCAGATGCACACCGCGTCCGGGCTGCTCGCCGAGCTGGCGGACGGCACGACGCTGAAGGACGCCGAGGAGCAGGTCCTGACGTACGTCAGGGAGTTCGTCAAGGAGCCGGGCAAGGCCCCGCTGTGCGGCAACTCCGTCGGCACGGACCGCGGCTTCCTGCTGCGTGACATGCCGACGCTGGAGGACTACCTGCACTACCGGATCGTCGACGTGTCGTCGATCAAGGAGCTGGCCCGCCGCTGGTATCCGCGGGCGTACTTCAACAGCCCGAAGAAGAACGGCAACCACCGCGCGCTCGCCGACATCCGCGAGTCCATCGCGGAGCTGCGCTACTACCGCGAGGCCGTCTTCGTCCCGCAGCCCGGGCCCGACTCGGACACCGCGAAGAAGATCGCCGCGAAGCACGTCCTGCCTGCTCAGTAG
- the glmS gene encoding glutamine--fructose-6-phosphate transaminase (isomerizing), which translates to MCGIVGYIGKRDVAPLLLEGLQRLEYRGYDSAGVVITSPKASGLKMVKAKGRVRDLEAKVPARFKGTTGIAHTRWATHGAPSDVNAHPHLDAEGKVAVVHNGIIDNASDLRRKLEADGVEFLSETDTEVLVHLIARSQATKLEDKVRETLRLIEGTYGIAVLHADFPDRIVVARNGSPVVLGIGEKEMFVASDIAALVAHTRQIVTLDDGEMATLKADDFRTYTTEGTRTTAEPTTVEWEAASYDMGGHDTYMHKEIHEQADAVDRVLRGRIDDRFSTVHLGGLNLDAREARRIRRVKILGCGTSYHAGMIGAQMIEELARIPADAEPASEFRYRNAVVDPDTLYIAVSQSGETYDVLAAVQELKRKGARVLGVVNVVGSAIAREADGGIYVHAGPEVCVVSTKCFTNTTVAFALLALHLGRTRDLSVRDGKRIIEGLRKLPAQIAEIMEHEEDVKKLALQFAEARSMLFIGRVRGYPVAREASLKLKEVSYIHAEAYPASELKHGPLALIEPALPTVAIVPDDDLLEKNRAAMEEIKARSGKILAVAHQHQEKADETIVVPKNEDELDPILMGIPLQLLAYHTALALGRDIDKPRNLAKSVTVE; encoded by the coding sequence ATGTGCGGAATCGTCGGTTACATCGGGAAGCGTGACGTCGCCCCCCTCCTCCTGGAGGGCCTCCAGCGCCTGGAGTACCGCGGCTACGACTCCGCGGGCGTCGTCATCACGTCCCCGAAGGCCTCCGGCCTGAAAATGGTCAAGGCCAAGGGCCGCGTCCGCGATCTGGAGGCCAAGGTCCCGGCCCGCTTCAAGGGCACGACCGGCATCGCCCACACCCGCTGGGCCACCCACGGCGCCCCGTCCGACGTCAACGCCCACCCGCACCTGGACGCCGAGGGCAAGGTCGCGGTCGTCCACAACGGCATCATCGACAACGCCTCCGACCTGCGCCGCAAGCTGGAGGCGGACGGCGTCGAGTTCCTCTCCGAGACCGACACCGAGGTCCTCGTCCACCTCATCGCCCGCTCGCAGGCCACCAAGCTGGAGGACAAGGTCCGCGAGACCCTCCGGCTCATCGAGGGCACCTACGGCATCGCCGTGCTGCACGCCGACTTCCCCGACCGGATCGTCGTCGCCCGCAACGGCTCCCCGGTCGTCCTCGGCATCGGCGAGAAGGAGATGTTCGTCGCCTCGGACATCGCCGCGCTGGTCGCCCACACCCGCCAGATAGTCACGCTGGACGACGGCGAGATGGCCACCCTGAAGGCGGACGACTTCCGCACGTACACGACGGAGGGCACCCGCACCACCGCCGAGCCCACCACCGTGGAGTGGGAAGCGGCCTCCTACGACATGGGCGGCCACGACACCTACATGCACAAGGAGATCCACGAGCAGGCCGACGCCGTGGACCGCGTGCTGCGCGGCCGCATCGACGACCGCTTCTCCACCGTGCACCTGGGCGGCCTCAACCTCGACGCGCGCGAGGCCCGCCGGATCCGCCGCGTGAAGATCCTCGGCTGCGGCACCTCGTACCACGCGGGCATGATCGGCGCCCAGATGATCGAGGAGCTGGCCCGCATCCCCGCCGACGCCGAGCCGGCCTCGGAGTTCCGCTACCGCAACGCGGTCGTCGACCCCGACACCCTCTACATCGCCGTCTCCCAGTCCGGCGAGACCTACGACGTCCTCGCCGCCGTGCAGGAGCTGAAGCGCAAGGGCGCACGGGTCCTGGGCGTGGTGAACGTGGTCGGCTCCGCGATCGCCCGCGAGGCCGACGGCGGCATCTACGTCCACGCGGGCCCGGAGGTCTGCGTGGTCTCCACGAAGTGCTTCACGAACACCACGGTCGCCTTCGCGCTCCTCGCCCTCCACCTGGGCCGCACCCGCGACCTCTCGGTCCGCGACGGCAAGCGGATCATCGAGGGCCTGCGCAAGCTGCCCGCCCAGATCGCCGAGATCATGGAGCACGAGGAGGACGTCAAGAAGCTGGCCCTCCAGTTCGCCGAGGCCCGCTCGATGCTCTTCATCGGCCGGGTGCGGGGTTACCCGGTGGCCCGCGAGGCCTCCCTGAAGCTCAAGGAGGTCTCCTACATCCACGCCGAGGCCTACCCCGCCTCCGAGCTCAAGCACGGCCCCCTGGCCCTGATCGAGCCCGCTCTCCCCACGGTCGCGATCGTCCCCGACGACGACCTCCTGGAGAAGAACCGCGCCGCCATGGAGGAGATCAAGGCCCGCAGCGGCAAGATCCTCGCGGTGGCCCACCAGCACCAGGAGAAGGCCGACGAAACCATCGTCGTCCCCAAGAACGAGGACGAACTCGACCCCATCCTGATGGGCATCCCCCTCCAGCTCCTGGCGTACCACACGGCACTTGCCCTGGGCCGGGACATCGACAAGCCGAGGAACCTGGCCAAGTCAGTGACGGTTGAGTAG